One Deinococcus grandis DNA window includes the following coding sequences:
- a CDS encoding DUF4153 domain-containing protein has protein sequence MTLPGAPADVPQSPSPAPRLAWPLLTAAGLALAALLLTEGTGGAFGLNLAVWTALYLGVVTWRARREDTPPSREGVTLLTLAALFGVTFTLWDPTPDLGFLNALALTLCLGLGSAALRFPGLARAGVLDGLGAALSSGIHVIYGLAVLLDRFPWAHLKPASDAPRTWGRVGVGALLTVPLLAVFAPLLAGADASFARALDALLNLDVNFDRSISTLGHLIGWLILTGGLVYGALLAARPSLLPPAPREGRLGLIETGVPLGALALLFTAFAARQLPLLLGGALPGGQTYAAFIREGFGQLMTVALLTAAVLRVAYALSTPQSRRRPAFRALNAAVLLPLTVILASAAQRWVLYTQAYGLSETRVLGAAFLAWVTLTLAWLAVTLWRDRASRFAYPALLLGLGTLLVTTALNPAGLIARVNITRDLSGVTNAQRTEPQRANAGELLQLGAGAVPAIAAHLDVLTDCAANPGASGVPECIGASSLTRSLRDRYAETRDPRTWTFAHARARQATLRLPVPTGPVTDPPEEIAVPRRR, from the coding sequence ATGACCCTCCCCGGTGCGCCCGCCGATGTCCCCCAATCCCCCTCCCCGGCGCCGAGGCTGGCGTGGCCGCTGCTGACCGCCGCCGGACTGGCCCTGGCCGCGCTGCTGCTGACCGAGGGGACGGGCGGCGCGTTCGGGCTGAATCTGGCGGTGTGGACGGCGCTGTACCTGGGCGTGGTGACGTGGCGGGCGCGGCGCGAGGACACACCCCCCAGCCGTGAAGGGGTGACGCTGCTGACCCTGGCGGCCCTGTTCGGCGTCACGTTCACGCTGTGGGACCCCACGCCCGACCTGGGCTTCCTGAACGCCCTGGCGTTGACGCTGTGCCTGGGGCTGGGCTCGGCGGCGCTGCGCTTCCCGGGGCTGGCGCGGGCGGGCGTGCTCGACGGGCTGGGCGCGGCGCTGAGCAGCGGCATTCACGTCATCTACGGGCTGGCCGTGCTGCTCGACCGTTTCCCGTGGGCGCACCTGAAACCCGCCTCCGACGCGCCGCGCACCTGGGGGCGGGTGGGCGTGGGCGCGCTGCTGACCGTGCCGCTGCTCGCGGTGTTCGCGCCGCTGCTGGCCGGGGCGGACGCGTCGTTCGCGCGGGCGCTGGACGCCCTGCTGAACCTGGACGTGAACTTTGACCGGTCCATCAGCACCCTGGGGCACCTGATCGGCTGGCTGATCCTGACCGGCGGGCTGGTGTACGGCGCGCTGCTGGCCGCGCGGCCCAGCCTCCTCCCGCCCGCTCCGCGTGAGGGCCGGCTGGGCCTGATCGAGACGGGCGTGCCGCTGGGCGCGCTGGCGCTGCTGTTCACGGCGTTCGCGGCGCGGCAGCTGCCGCTGCTGCTGGGCGGCGCGCTGCCGGGCGGGCAGACGTACGCGGCGTTCATCCGCGAGGGCTTCGGGCAGCTGATGACCGTCGCCCTGCTGACCGCCGCCGTGCTGCGCGTCGCATACGCCCTGAGCACCCCGCAGTCCCGCCGCCGCCCGGCCTTCCGCGCGCTGAACGCCGCCGTGCTGCTGCCGCTGACGGTGATCCTGGCGTCCGCCGCGCAGCGCTGGGTGCTGTACACCCAGGCGTACGGCCTGAGCGAGACGCGCGTGCTGGGCGCCGCGTTCCTGGCGTGGGTGACGCTGACCCTGGCGTGGCTGGCCGTGACCCTCTGGCGGGACCGGGCGAGCCGCTTCGCGTACCCGGCGCTGCTGCTGGGCCTGGGCACGCTGCTCGTCACGACCGCGCTGAACCCGGCAGGGCTGATCGCGCGGGTGAACATCACGCGGGACCTGTCGGGCGTCACGAACGCGCAGCGCACCGAGCCGCAGCGGGCGAACGCGGGCGAACTCCTCCAGCTGGGCGCGGGGGCCGTGCCCGCCATCGCGGCGCACCTGGACGTCCTGACCGACTGCGCCGCCAACCCCGGCGCGAGCGGCGTACCGGAGTGCATCGGGGCCTCCTCCCTGACCCGCTCCCTGCGGGACCGGTACGCAGAAACGCGCGACCCGCGCACCTGGACCTTCGCGCACGCCCGCGCCCGGCAGGCCACGCTGCGCCTGCCCGTCCCCACCGGGCCGGTCACCGACCCGCCGGAGGAGATAGCCGTGCCCAGAAGACGCTGA
- a CDS encoding LPS-assembly protein LptD produces the protein MSRAARRRGARVRAALLALGLLALGGAQARTVKIVSADTLELRQVDGQELVIISGENVELRVDDDVVRAKRVEFNRTRRTLTLIGAASYRSARDGEDLRGENLVVELGREQVSGEDVLISDARLEIRGQEVDRIPGQLRATGGYFTTCARCGRTPNDYAFRAERLIVYPGDRLVAYNAQLLLADIPVLFLPVLVLPLNDRDRQPRLEVGRDTVDGLTVLADLPFSVAGNTLGTTRLRYYQNRTPSVGAGVTLRSYAPLPFVDRVDLDLLAEPRPVGQTGRDVNLTFGVKGRVPLTLAVRDLDYSLNVTRRDIGRGATDPQRGLTDVQFRASVEYPLFTAALDYVDRFGPAPTTALSTPLKRPEVTVDPKPYTNGPLSADVKVTAGNYTGQSNPRSPSATAQGVNITTSRLEENHSLAYTVKPWRDADLSLSNTFTGRYYGTGARTVQLDVTGTLTQRWAGSNTVSVSAKYLRTEGTSPFAFDALSGRLLSAPVSLNLSTVPVRDVSFGVSYSRDLFLRSEQQGNATFSLGVNRRPLSLSASAQVNPDKRTLEDVTFNATLADPDSGKVTVTPAQPATATTPARPATTTRTSAWPAPNLSLSASGGYSLATGPRSLTVTAAMTGDVRSNLFSVAVTHNVRTPEITAVTVRYNLTRTQDTVLNALSVSGDETLNPVTGQLSGSLTALWRGQYQFRTSHSLLLQRPDTATSSGTLDFSVGTVSGSRDSWTVKYGGAYDLRRGGFTAPQLSGELTRTRSGQSLAVTAVMNTPGLDQKRTELTRVQLSGAAQFGSRFWVSGSALYTRTRSGTYPDDVATDTLQLNPLRVNLGLSRAGERPGAYLTGSLSQSFTWVDGVRQTPSPLTPVFGLTIDRCCWALQAEADLVNRRYRIAVGLPGQTGYPLFELTPSGASVPLISTP, from the coding sequence GTGAGTCGCGCTGCCCGCCGCCGGGGCGCGCGGGTCCGCGCGGCGCTGCTCGCGCTGGGCCTGCTGGCGCTGGGCGGCGCGCAGGCCCGCACGGTGAAGATCGTCTCGGCCGACACGCTGGAACTGCGGCAGGTGGACGGCCAGGAACTCGTGATCATCAGCGGCGAGAACGTCGAACTGCGCGTCGACGACGACGTGGTCCGGGCCAAGCGGGTGGAGTTCAACCGCACGCGCCGCACCCTGACCCTGATCGGCGCCGCCTCGTACCGCAGCGCCAGGGACGGCGAGGACCTGCGGGGCGAGAACCTCGTCGTGGAACTCGGCAGGGAGCAGGTTAGCGGCGAGGACGTCCTGATCAGCGACGCCCGCCTGGAAATCCGTGGGCAGGAGGTGGACCGCATTCCAGGCCAGCTGCGCGCCACCGGCGGGTACTTCACGACCTGCGCCCGCTGCGGCCGCACGCCCAACGATTACGCGTTCCGCGCCGAGCGGCTGATCGTGTACCCTGGCGACCGGCTGGTCGCGTACAACGCGCAGCTGCTGCTGGCCGACATTCCCGTGCTGTTCCTGCCGGTGCTCGTGCTGCCCCTGAACGACAGGGACCGCCAGCCGCGCCTGGAGGTCGGCCGGGACACCGTGGACGGACTGACCGTCCTGGCCGACCTGCCGTTCAGCGTCGCCGGGAACACGCTGGGCACCACCCGGCTGCGCTACTACCAGAACCGCACGCCCAGCGTCGGCGCGGGCGTGACGCTGCGCTCGTACGCGCCGCTGCCGTTCGTGGACCGCGTGGACCTGGACCTGCTGGCCGAACCGCGCCCGGTGGGGCAGACCGGGCGGGACGTGAACCTGACCTTCGGCGTGAAGGGCCGCGTGCCACTGACGCTGGCGGTGCGGGACCTGGACTACAGCCTGAACGTGACCCGGCGCGACATCGGCCGGGGTGCCACCGACCCGCAGCGCGGCCTGACGGACGTGCAGTTCCGGGCCAGCGTGGAGTACCCGCTGTTCACGGCGGCGCTGGACTACGTGGACCGCTTCGGCCCGGCGCCCACCACCGCGCTGAGCACGCCCCTGAAACGGCCCGAGGTGACGGTGGACCCCAAACCGTACACGAACGGCCCGCTCAGCGCGGACGTGAAGGTCACGGCCGGGAATTACACCGGGCAGAGCAACCCCCGCTCGCCCAGTGCGACCGCGCAGGGCGTGAACATCACCACCAGCCGCCTGGAGGAAAATCACAGCCTCGCGTACACCGTGAAACCCTGGCGGGACGCGGACCTGAGCCTGAGCAACACCTTCACCGGGCGGTACTACGGCACCGGGGCGCGCACCGTGCAGCTGGACGTGACGGGCACCCTCACGCAGCGCTGGGCGGGCTCGAACACCGTCAGCGTGAGCGCGAAGTACCTGCGGACCGAGGGCACCAGCCCCTTCGCGTTCGACGCGCTCTCGGGCCGCCTGCTGTCCGCGCCGGTCAGCCTGAACCTCTCCACCGTGCCGGTCAGGGACGTGAGTTTCGGTGTGTCGTACTCCCGGGACCTGTTCCTGAGGAGCGAGCAGCAGGGCAACGCCACCTTCAGCCTGGGCGTGAACCGCCGGCCCCTGAGCCTGAGCGCCAGCGCGCAGGTCAACCCGGACAAACGCACGCTGGAGGACGTGACCTTCAACGCCACCCTGGCCGACCCGGACAGCGGCAAGGTGACCGTCACGCCCGCGCAGCCCGCCACGGCGACCACCCCGGCCCGTCCGGCCACCACGACCCGCACGAGCGCGTGGCCCGCCCCGAACCTCAGCCTCAGCGCGTCGGGCGGGTACTCGCTGGCGACCGGCCCCAGGTCGCTGACCGTCACGGCCGCCATGACCGGTGACGTGCGCAGCAACCTCTTCAGCGTGGCCGTCACCCACAACGTCCGCACACCGGAGATCACGGCCGTGACGGTGCGCTACAACCTGACCCGCACGCAGGACACCGTCCTGAACGCCCTGAGCGTCAGCGGTGACGAGACCCTGAACCCGGTCACGGGGCAGCTCAGCGGCAGCCTGACCGCCCTGTGGCGCGGCCAGTACCAGTTCAGGACGTCCCACAGCCTGCTGCTGCAACGCCCGGACACCGCCACCAGCAGCGGCACCCTGGACTTCAGCGTCGGCACGGTCAGCGGCAGCCGCGACTCCTGGACCGTCAAGTACGGCGGCGCGTACGACCTGCGCCGCGGCGGCTTCACCGCGCCGCAGCTGAGTGGAGAACTGACCCGCACCCGCAGCGGCCAGAGCCTCGCCGTGACCGCCGTGATGAACACCCCCGGCCTGGACCAGAAACGCACCGAACTGACCCGCGTGCAACTGAGCGGCGCCGCGCAGTTCGGCAGCCGCTTCTGGGTGTCGGGCAGCGCCCTGTACACCCGCACGCGCAGCGGTACGTACCCGGACGACGTCGCCACCGACACCCTGCAACTCAACCCGCTGCGCGTGAACCTGGGCCTGAGCCGCGCGGGCGAGCGCCCCGGCGCGTACCTGACCGGCAGCCTGTCGCAGAGTTTCACCTGGGTGGACGGCGTGCGCCAGACGCCGAGCCCGCTGACGCCCGTGTTCGGGCTGACCATCGACCGCTGCTGCTGGGCGCTGCAGGCCGAGGCGGACCTCGTGAACCGCCGCTACCGCATCGCGGTGGGCCTGCCCGGCCAGACCGGGTACCCGCTGTTCGAGCTGACCCCCAGCGGCGCGAGCGTGCCCCTGATCTCCACGCCCTGA
- a CDS encoding SpoIID/LytB domain-containing protein, with protein MRSFLRVGAAVCGGLLLGSGASALNVRVLVASAPQMTVRVAAPAPAPGALNVPGAPGAAPLPVQAWTVGVSGAQLTLNGQPTGNASLYLPPSAGSVVEIAGKAYRGGVQLRAEAGGVQGINVVDLEDYLRGVVPAEMPASWPSAAVQAQAVIARTYVTARINPATPYDTCATETCQVYGGIAAEKPLADAAIAATRAQVVAFGGKAASTYFSSDSGGFTASSGEVWGKDLPYLVAKADPFSAGSPRARWQLEVPLSRVQQAAGNAGVRVGALRGVTVTRVSESGRPLEITFVGASGSGKLTGASAGGFVRALGASGTRVTLAGLNPLVLSGSGSGHGVGLSQYGALGLANAGYSHLHVLGFYYPGTQLATLTGDAGPTRPALSVQAALPVPSLAQVWAAAQPDGSGQ; from the coding sequence ATGCGTTCATTTCTGCGTGTTGGCGCTGCGGTGTGCGGCGGGCTGCTGCTGGGCTCTGGCGCGTCGGCGCTGAATGTGCGGGTGCTGGTGGCTTCGGCGCCGCAGATGACCGTGCGGGTCGCGGCGCCCGCCCCGGCGCCAGGCGCCCTGAACGTGCCGGGCGCGCCAGGGGCGGCGCCGCTGCCGGTGCAGGCGTGGACGGTGGGTGTCAGCGGCGCGCAATTGACCCTGAACGGCCAGCCGACCGGGAACGCCAGCCTGTACCTGCCGCCCAGCGCAGGGAGCGTCGTGGAGATCGCCGGGAAGGCGTACCGGGGCGGCGTGCAGCTGCGCGCCGAGGCGGGCGGCGTGCAGGGCATCAACGTCGTGGACCTGGAGGACTACCTGCGGGGCGTCGTCCCGGCCGAGATGCCCGCGTCGTGGCCGTCGGCGGCGGTGCAGGCGCAGGCGGTCATCGCGCGGACGTACGTCACGGCGCGCATCAACCCCGCCACGCCGTACGACACCTGCGCCACCGAGACCTGTCAGGTATATGGCGGGATCGCCGCGGAGAAGCCCCTGGCGGACGCCGCGATCGCCGCGACGCGCGCGCAGGTCGTGGCGTTCGGCGGGAAGGCGGCCAGCACGTATTTCAGCAGTGACAGCGGGGGTTTCACGGCGTCCAGCGGGGAGGTCTGGGGCAAGGACCTGCCGTACCTGGTGGCCAAGGCCGATCCGTTCTCGGCGGGCAGTCCGCGCGCCCGCTGGCAGCTCGAAGTCCCCCTGAGCCGCGTGCAGCAGGCGGCCGGGAACGCCGGGGTGCGCGTCGGTGCCCTGCGGGGCGTGACCGTCACGCGGGTCAGCGAGTCGGGTCGCCCGCTGGAGATCACGTTCGTGGGCGCCTCGGGCAGCGGGAAACTGACCGGGGCCAGCGCCGGGGGTTTCGTGCGGGCGCTGGGCGCGTCCGGCACGCGCGTGACCCTCGCGGGCCTGAACCCGCTGGTGCTGTCGGGCAGCGGCAGCGGGCACGGGGTGGGCCTCTCGCAGTACGGGGCGCTGGGTCTGGCGAACGCTGGGTACAGCCACCTGCACGTCCTGGGCTTCTACTACCCCGGCACGCAGCTGGCGACCCTGACCGGCGACGCGGGCCCCACCCGCCCGGCGCTGAGCGTGCAGGCGGCGCTGCCGGTGCCGTCCCTGGCGCAGGTCTGGGCCGCCGCGCAGCCGGACGGGTCGGGACAGTGA